The Alosa sapidissima isolate fAloSap1 chromosome 6, fAloSap1.pri, whole genome shotgun sequence genome window below encodes:
- the LOC121711563 gene encoding uncharacterized protein LOC121711563 isoform X2 has translation MALHDYPIPDLDITLQEAGRVLQLTLSPDLFMQYKNALPQQREILQEAQRKLSDAGSGRENWVTEQFKSCLLSSADALPTSTAIPIVLTQSKTWKNDTQLGRAAALLWAMAKLYSEPWLLEGDEPMERTQQSELFAASRLPGKKQDEIKLYPDSVHAILTSRAGAFPIQILHRPSAEGPFIALSLGDIYDQIEHISNLPAAGTEQDASAICALSSLPRRDWHGLREKILKSGGPTAASLNIMESAVLAVSLEDGPAPPDVESTLNAIRLGDRGWNCLRYYDKVVNMVVFKDRTAGLVFEHSAVDGMVAALVSESVFYLSESQNRNFIHAQTENKSVALDTSLTKPKPLTFQLEGIVMPPAEISTPETHRILTFEMSSYPDIFTILRSQRGVYDAFVNFSLQLALRQTLGESAAEHIIVTPTHMRHFKHGRCDPTYSLTSRSRQLISTLTTCIGPDGNPRYTKELIGLFHLALLEHKNLIKATKSGQGVGPHLAVFRHSLSPNNPLKKFLDPFGCPSVYLTGIDLMEGIECAVGNVYARDQLAVTYLGRKDRIRIVLNGKGSFASILDKLHTNLQETLKLIMLLALRYAIAEQMGALECFLQGKDEFRINENTEAKIHKGPNVCSKPPQSSEMKPDFTLVIHGGAGEDVSWNQKAEVDVLEFALETALSLGAQVLRNGGSSLDAVQRSVVALEDCFLFNAGKGAIYNKDGQHELEASIVDGNGSNSGSVACLRTVKNPVKAARQVMEKSVHSLLVGDGAEEFLQGLPEKDKPVEAEYFDTDVRRRDFDAKLNSIQSTKNNHPQTVGAVALDRWGKLAAATSTGGLVGKWKGRVGDTAVMGAGVYADEKVAVTCSGDGDVFLRQTVAQRVASLYSHKGYTLQQACQEVISENLKGCQAGIIAVDHKGQAVIKTNAAVMFVASMVNNTIRAEVFKPAITFSNTIWETDELVAYLQPDPWTPGATVLTRKSFSGPCSIFQLTVHDFKMMLLGARKVSNLLCERLGVHRCALVVHPQEDQPVQIKVLPLHGLEPSWRPHLAREEEFNHNNPGYCTSKNGPRCEDAYLDSIQAKIRAKLPTPNAPSCYDFLGDQLHNNLFSRIVRGEEKHWRVWEDDSHVAFLTPFPNTPGFTIVVPRKPLPSDIFRLEEEDYTALILAVQKVAQLLQEGMSAQRVALIFEGFEIDYAHLKLIPLLASSCPEVTAVPPQFSQTYPGFVTSANGPPASPEELKKVHTQITQSKAPRSWEDPQSHATLAITNQWYRNLFQIQSTLFHSTVEYFHNICHYAYALTPVTTDTISSPMGLGSDSEPVVVNMLGQDVFLADSMQFALEYYLRFQEGLPGAYYVSPSFRGEDPDATHLNQFYHIECELLGDMDAAISVAESFVAHITQQMLKKHSQILLSTAGTLSHAQDLLKKLEGGKPLPRVTMEQAIPMMPSPDCLEWVQEGQPQFGRKLTRKGERVLIEKCGGVVWLTEMDHLGLPFYQAYVEGSDRSKAKAADLLLGLGETLGLGERHSNPETVQEALRHHAVPEESYKWYINMRQVLPLRTSGWGMGTERYLCWLLQHNDVRDMQIIPRMKARKYMP, from the exons ATGGCGCTACATGACTACCCCATACCAGACCTTGACATAACCTTGCAGGAAGCAGGCCGGGTCCTCCAACTCACCCTGAGCCCTGACCTGTTCATGCAGTACAAAAATGCCCTccctcagcagagagagatcCTCCAGGAGGCCCAGAGGAAGCTGTCCGACGCAGGTTCGGGTCGCGAGAACTGGGTGACGGAGCAGTTCAAAAGCTGCCTGCTGTCCAGTGCCGATGCGCTGCCCACCTCAACTGCCATCCCCATAGTCCTGACCCAGTCGAAGACCTGGAAGAATGACACTCAACTGGGCAGGGCAGCAGCACTGCTGTGGGCCATGGCCAAGCTCTACAGTGAACCCTGGCTGCTCGAGGGAGATGAGCCAATGGAACGCACGCAGCAGTCAGAACTGTTTGCTGCCAGCCGACTTCCTGGAAAGAAACAGGATGAGATTAAG CTCTACCCAGACAGTGTTCATGCCATCCTCACCAGCCGAGCCGGAGCGTTTCCCATACAGATCCTGCACAGGCCCAGTGCAGAGGGTCCTTTCATCGCCTTGTCTCTGGGGGACATATACGATCAAATAGAGCACATCAGTAACCTGCCTGCTGCTGGCACGGAGCAGGATGCCTCGGCCATCTGTGCCCTCTCCTCGCTGCCCCGTAGAGACTGGCATGGCTTGAGGGAAAAGATCCTGAAGAGCGGGGGGCCCACCGCGGCATCCCTGAACATCATGGAGAGTGCCGTCCTGGCTGTCTCCCTGGAAGATGGACCAGCACCACCTGACGTGGAAAGCACCCTCAATGCTATCCGACTTGGGGACAGAGGTTGGAACTGCTTGAGGTATTATGACAAG GTGGTTAACATGGTGGTGTTCAAAGACAGAACAGCAGGCTTGGTGTTTGAACACAGTGCTGTGGATGGAATGGTGGCAGCGCTTGTGTCTGAAAGTGTCTTTTATCTGTCAGAGTCACAGAATAGAAACTTCATCCATGCCCAGACAGAGAATAAATCTGTAGCTCTTGACACTAGCTTGACAAAACCCAAACCCTTAACATTTCAATTGGAAGGTATAGTCATGCCACCTGCTGAAATATCTACTCCAGAAACCCACCGTATTCTCACTTTTGAAATGTCGTCTTATCCCGATATTTTTACCATCCTGAGGAGCCAACGAGGGGTTTATGATGCTTTCGTCAACTTTTCCCTGCAGCTAGCCTTGAGACAAACACTTGGGGAATCAGCTGCAGAACACATCATtgtcactcccacacacatgcgCCATTTCAAACATGGTCGCTGTGATCCCACATACTCCCTTACGTCCAGATCTCGCCAGTTAATTAGCACACTTACTACTTGCATTGGTCCAGATGGGAATCCTCGGTACACCAAGGAACTCATAGGCTTGTTCCATTTAGCACTTTTGGAGCACAAAAATCTAATTAAAGCCACAAAAAGTGGACAAGGTGTGGGGCCTCATTTGGCAGTCTTCCGTCATTCCCTGTCCCCAAACAATCCCTTGAAAAAGTTTCTGGATCCTTTTGGATGTCCGTCTGTGTACCTCACAGGAATAGACCTGATGGAAGGCATAGAATGTGCAGTTGGAAATGTGTATGCTCGTGACCAGCTTGCAGTCACCTACCTTGGAAGAAAAGACCGGATTCGTATCGTCCTGAATGGAAAAGGTAGCTTTGCAAGTATATTGGACAAACTTCATACAAACCTGCAAGAAACACTGAAGCTAATTATGCTCCTGGCACTTAGATATGCCATTGCTGAGCAGATGGGGGCACTTGAGTGTTTTCTGCAGGGGAAAGATGAGTTCAGAATCAATGAAAACACTGAAGCTAAAATCCACAAAGGTCCTAATGTGTGCAGCAAACCACCACAATCCTCAGAGATGAAACCGGATTTCACATTGGTGATTCATGGTGGAGCTGGTGAAGATGTGTCATGGAACCAAAAGGCGGAGGTGGATGTCCTTGAGTTTGCCCTGGAAACTGCCCTAAGCCTTGGGGCACAAGTACTgagaaatggagggagcagCTTAGACGCAGTGCAGAGGAGTGTGGTAGCTCTGGAGGACTGCTTTCTCTTCAATGCAGGCAAAGGTGCCATCTACAACAAAGATGGCCAACATGAGCTAGAGGCTTCCATAGTGGATGGTAATGGCAGCAACTCAGGATCAGTGGCCTGCTTGCGTACTGTGAAAAATCCAGTGAAGGCAGCCAGACAAGTCATGGAGAAAAGTGTGCACTCTCTGCTGGTTGGGGATGGGGCTGAAGAGTTTCTACAGGGATTACCAGAAAAAGACAAGCCAGTGGAAGCTGAGTACTTTGACACCGATGTGCGACGTAGAGATTTTGATGCCAAGCTCAACAGTATCCAGTCCACCAAAAACAATCATCCACAAACTGTTGGCGCAGTTGCTCTGGATAGGTGGGGTAAACTGGCAGCTGCAACCTCAACTGGTGGGCTTGTGGGCAAATGGAAAGGCAGAGTGGGCGACACTGCTGTGATGGGTGCAGGAGTATACGCTGATGAGAAAGTGGCAGTGACGTGTTCAGGTGATGGTGACGTTTTCCTCAGGCAAACCGTTGCTCAAAGAGTTGCTAGTCTGTACAGTCACAAAGGCTACACACTCCAACAGGCCTGTCAGGAGGTGATCTCTGAGAACCTGAAAGGTTGCCAGGCTGGAATCATTGCAGTGGATCACAAAGGCCAAGCTGTGATCAAGACAAATGCAGCTGTCATGTTTGTCGCATCAATGGTCAACAACACAATTCGTGCAGAAGTCTTCAAACCAGCAATCACCTTCTCCAACACAATCTGGGAGACTGATGAACTTGTTGCTTACTTACAACCTGACCCATGGACTCCTGGGGCCACTGTACTAACCCGCAAATCTTTCAGTGGTCCTTGTAGCATTTTCCAGCTTACTGTTCATGACTTCAAGATGATGCTACTCGGGGCCCGAAAAGTCTCAAATCTCCTTTGTGAACGACTTGGCGttcaccgttgtgcccttgtaGTGCATCCCCAGGAAGACCAGCCTGTCCAGATTAAAGTACTGCCTCTGCATGGCCTGGAACCTAGCTGGAGACCACACCTTGCTAGAGAAGAAGAGTTTAACCATAATAATCCAGGCTACTGCACCTCTAAGAATGGCCCACGTTGTGAAGATGCTTACCTTGATAGCATCCAAGCCAAGATACGAGCTAAGCTTCCAACACCTAATGCTCCATCCTGCTATGACTTCCTGGGAGATCAATTACATAACAATCTTTTCTCGCGAATTGTGCGTGGTGAAGAGAAACACTGGCGAGTGTGGGAGGACGACAGTCATGTAGCCTTTCTAACTCCCTTCCCCAACACACCTGGATTCACAATTGTGGTGCCACGCAAACCGCTCCCCAGTGACATCTTCCGCCTAGAAGAAGAAGACTACACAGCCCTCATCCTTGCCGTCCAAAAAGTTGCACAGCTCTTGCAGGAAGGTATGAGTGCCCAGAGAGTGGCTCTCATTTTTGAGGGCTTTGAAATTGATTATGCCCATTTAAAGTTGATTCCCTTACTGGCTTCATCCTGTCCAGAGGTCACTGCTGTGCCACCACAGTTTTCCCAAACCTACCCAGGGTTTGTCACCTCGGCCAATGGCCCACCCGCATCACCAGAAGAACTTAAAAAGGTCCACACTCAGATCACACAGAGCAAAGCCCCAAGGTCATGGGAGGATCCTCAAAGCCATGCCACATTAGCGATAACCAACCAATGGTACAGAAATCTCTTCCAGATCCAGAGCACCCTCTTTCACAGCACTGTAGAGTATTTTCATAACATCTGTCATTATGCGTATGCTTTAACTCCTGTCACCACTGACACGATCTCATCCCCAATGGGTCTTGGGTCCGACTCAGAGCCTGTGGTTGTCAACATGCTGGGACAAGATGTCTTCTTGGCTGACTCCATGCAGTTTGCCCTTGAATATTACCTGCGGTTCCAGGAAGGTCTACCCGGAGCCTACTATGTCTCACCCAGTTTCCGGGGAGAAGATCCTGATGCCACACATCTGAACCAGTTCTACCACATTGAATGTGAACTTCTGGGTGATATGGATGCCGCCATATCTGTGGCCGAGAGCTTTGTGGCTCATATAACGCAACAAATGCTGAAGAAACACTCTCAGATCCTCCTGAGCACAGCTGGTACTCTGTCCCATGCACAGGACCTGCTGAAAAAGCTTGAAGGGGGGAAACCCCTCCCAAGGGTCACCATGGAACAAGCCATCCCTATGATGCCGTCCCCAGACTGTCTGGAGTGGGTTCAAGAGGGCCAGCCTCAGTTTGGCAGAAAGCTCACTCGGAAAGGTGAGCGGGTCTTGATTGAGAAGTGCGGTGGTGTCGTTTGGCTGACAGAAATGGATCACCTTGGACTGCCATTCTATCAGGCATATGTAGAAGGCTCAGACCGATCTAAAGCCAAGGCTGCCGATCTCCTGCTGGGACTGGGTGAGACTTTAGGCCTGGGAGAGCGCCACTCTAACCCAGAGACAGTGCAAGAGGCCTTGAGGCACCATGCTGTTCCTGAAGAATCCTACAAATGGTACATTAACATGCGACAGGTCCTCCCCTTGCGCACCAGTGGGTGGGGCATGGGCACAGAGCGCTACTTGTGTTGGCTGCTTCAGCATAATGATGTCAGAGACATGCAGATCATACCCCGAATGAAAGCCAGGAAATACATGCCTTAA
- the LOC121711563 gene encoding uncharacterized protein LOC121711563 isoform X1, whose product MHIQYTQTIIPNISGSPLYRMALHDYPIPDLDITLQEAGRVLQLTLSPDLFMQYKNALPQQREILQEAQRKLSDAGSGRENWVTEQFKSCLLSSADALPTSTAIPIVLTQSKTWKNDTQLGRAAALLWAMAKLYSEPWLLEGDEPMERTQQSELFAASRLPGKKQDEIKLYPDSVHAILTSRAGAFPIQILHRPSAEGPFIALSLGDIYDQIEHISNLPAAGTEQDASAICALSSLPRRDWHGLREKILKSGGPTAASLNIMESAVLAVSLEDGPAPPDVESTLNAIRLGDRGWNCLRYYDKVVNMVVFKDRTAGLVFEHSAVDGMVAALVSESVFYLSESQNRNFIHAQTENKSVALDTSLTKPKPLTFQLEGIVMPPAEISTPETHRILTFEMSSYPDIFTILRSQRGVYDAFVNFSLQLALRQTLGESAAEHIIVTPTHMRHFKHGRCDPTYSLTSRSRQLISTLTTCIGPDGNPRYTKELIGLFHLALLEHKNLIKATKSGQGVGPHLAVFRHSLSPNNPLKKFLDPFGCPSVYLTGIDLMEGIECAVGNVYARDQLAVTYLGRKDRIRIVLNGKGSFASILDKLHTNLQETLKLIMLLALRYAIAEQMGALECFLQGKDEFRINENTEAKIHKGPNVCSKPPQSSEMKPDFTLVIHGGAGEDVSWNQKAEVDVLEFALETALSLGAQVLRNGGSSLDAVQRSVVALEDCFLFNAGKGAIYNKDGQHELEASIVDGNGSNSGSVACLRTVKNPVKAARQVMEKSVHSLLVGDGAEEFLQGLPEKDKPVEAEYFDTDVRRRDFDAKLNSIQSTKNNHPQTVGAVALDRWGKLAAATSTGGLVGKWKGRVGDTAVMGAGVYADEKVAVTCSGDGDVFLRQTVAQRVASLYSHKGYTLQQACQEVISENLKGCQAGIIAVDHKGQAVIKTNAAVMFVASMVNNTIRAEVFKPAITFSNTIWETDELVAYLQPDPWTPGATVLTRKSFSGPCSIFQLTVHDFKMMLLGARKVSNLLCERLGVHRCALVVHPQEDQPVQIKVLPLHGLEPSWRPHLAREEEFNHNNPGYCTSKNGPRCEDAYLDSIQAKIRAKLPTPNAPSCYDFLGDQLHNNLFSRIVRGEEKHWRVWEDDSHVAFLTPFPNTPGFTIVVPRKPLPSDIFRLEEEDYTALILAVQKVAQLLQEGMSAQRVALIFEGFEIDYAHLKLIPLLASSCPEVTAVPPQFSQTYPGFVTSANGPPASPEELKKVHTQITQSKAPRSWEDPQSHATLAITNQWYRNLFQIQSTLFHSTVEYFHNICHYAYALTPVTTDTISSPMGLGSDSEPVVVNMLGQDVFLADSMQFALEYYLRFQEGLPGAYYVSPSFRGEDPDATHLNQFYHIECELLGDMDAAISVAESFVAHITQQMLKKHSQILLSTAGTLSHAQDLLKKLEGGKPLPRVTMEQAIPMMPSPDCLEWVQEGQPQFGRKLTRKGERVLIEKCGGVVWLTEMDHLGLPFYQAYVEGSDRSKAKAADLLLGLGETLGLGERHSNPETVQEALRHHAVPEESYKWYINMRQVLPLRTSGWGMGTERYLCWLLQHNDVRDMQIIPRMKARKYMP is encoded by the exons GTTCTCCTCTCTACAGGATGGCGCTACATGACTACCCCATACCAGACCTTGACATAACCTTGCAGGAAGCAGGCCGGGTCCTCCAACTCACCCTGAGCCCTGACCTGTTCATGCAGTACAAAAATGCCCTccctcagcagagagagatcCTCCAGGAGGCCCAGAGGAAGCTGTCCGACGCAGGTTCGGGTCGCGAGAACTGGGTGACGGAGCAGTTCAAAAGCTGCCTGCTGTCCAGTGCCGATGCGCTGCCCACCTCAACTGCCATCCCCATAGTCCTGACCCAGTCGAAGACCTGGAAGAATGACACTCAACTGGGCAGGGCAGCAGCACTGCTGTGGGCCATGGCCAAGCTCTACAGTGAACCCTGGCTGCTCGAGGGAGATGAGCCAATGGAACGCACGCAGCAGTCAGAACTGTTTGCTGCCAGCCGACTTCCTGGAAAGAAACAGGATGAGATTAAG CTCTACCCAGACAGTGTTCATGCCATCCTCACCAGCCGAGCCGGAGCGTTTCCCATACAGATCCTGCACAGGCCCAGTGCAGAGGGTCCTTTCATCGCCTTGTCTCTGGGGGACATATACGATCAAATAGAGCACATCAGTAACCTGCCTGCTGCTGGCACGGAGCAGGATGCCTCGGCCATCTGTGCCCTCTCCTCGCTGCCCCGTAGAGACTGGCATGGCTTGAGGGAAAAGATCCTGAAGAGCGGGGGGCCCACCGCGGCATCCCTGAACATCATGGAGAGTGCCGTCCTGGCTGTCTCCCTGGAAGATGGACCAGCACCACCTGACGTGGAAAGCACCCTCAATGCTATCCGACTTGGGGACAGAGGTTGGAACTGCTTGAGGTATTATGACAAG GTGGTTAACATGGTGGTGTTCAAAGACAGAACAGCAGGCTTGGTGTTTGAACACAGTGCTGTGGATGGAATGGTGGCAGCGCTTGTGTCTGAAAGTGTCTTTTATCTGTCAGAGTCACAGAATAGAAACTTCATCCATGCCCAGACAGAGAATAAATCTGTAGCTCTTGACACTAGCTTGACAAAACCCAAACCCTTAACATTTCAATTGGAAGGTATAGTCATGCCACCTGCTGAAATATCTACTCCAGAAACCCACCGTATTCTCACTTTTGAAATGTCGTCTTATCCCGATATTTTTACCATCCTGAGGAGCCAACGAGGGGTTTATGATGCTTTCGTCAACTTTTCCCTGCAGCTAGCCTTGAGACAAACACTTGGGGAATCAGCTGCAGAACACATCATtgtcactcccacacacatgcgCCATTTCAAACATGGTCGCTGTGATCCCACATACTCCCTTACGTCCAGATCTCGCCAGTTAATTAGCACACTTACTACTTGCATTGGTCCAGATGGGAATCCTCGGTACACCAAGGAACTCATAGGCTTGTTCCATTTAGCACTTTTGGAGCACAAAAATCTAATTAAAGCCACAAAAAGTGGACAAGGTGTGGGGCCTCATTTGGCAGTCTTCCGTCATTCCCTGTCCCCAAACAATCCCTTGAAAAAGTTTCTGGATCCTTTTGGATGTCCGTCTGTGTACCTCACAGGAATAGACCTGATGGAAGGCATAGAATGTGCAGTTGGAAATGTGTATGCTCGTGACCAGCTTGCAGTCACCTACCTTGGAAGAAAAGACCGGATTCGTATCGTCCTGAATGGAAAAGGTAGCTTTGCAAGTATATTGGACAAACTTCATACAAACCTGCAAGAAACACTGAAGCTAATTATGCTCCTGGCACTTAGATATGCCATTGCTGAGCAGATGGGGGCACTTGAGTGTTTTCTGCAGGGGAAAGATGAGTTCAGAATCAATGAAAACACTGAAGCTAAAATCCACAAAGGTCCTAATGTGTGCAGCAAACCACCACAATCCTCAGAGATGAAACCGGATTTCACATTGGTGATTCATGGTGGAGCTGGTGAAGATGTGTCATGGAACCAAAAGGCGGAGGTGGATGTCCTTGAGTTTGCCCTGGAAACTGCCCTAAGCCTTGGGGCACAAGTACTgagaaatggagggagcagCTTAGACGCAGTGCAGAGGAGTGTGGTAGCTCTGGAGGACTGCTTTCTCTTCAATGCAGGCAAAGGTGCCATCTACAACAAAGATGGCCAACATGAGCTAGAGGCTTCCATAGTGGATGGTAATGGCAGCAACTCAGGATCAGTGGCCTGCTTGCGTACTGTGAAAAATCCAGTGAAGGCAGCCAGACAAGTCATGGAGAAAAGTGTGCACTCTCTGCTGGTTGGGGATGGGGCTGAAGAGTTTCTACAGGGATTACCAGAAAAAGACAAGCCAGTGGAAGCTGAGTACTTTGACACCGATGTGCGACGTAGAGATTTTGATGCCAAGCTCAACAGTATCCAGTCCACCAAAAACAATCATCCACAAACTGTTGGCGCAGTTGCTCTGGATAGGTGGGGTAAACTGGCAGCTGCAACCTCAACTGGTGGGCTTGTGGGCAAATGGAAAGGCAGAGTGGGCGACACTGCTGTGATGGGTGCAGGAGTATACGCTGATGAGAAAGTGGCAGTGACGTGTTCAGGTGATGGTGACGTTTTCCTCAGGCAAACCGTTGCTCAAAGAGTTGCTAGTCTGTACAGTCACAAAGGCTACACACTCCAACAGGCCTGTCAGGAGGTGATCTCTGAGAACCTGAAAGGTTGCCAGGCTGGAATCATTGCAGTGGATCACAAAGGCCAAGCTGTGATCAAGACAAATGCAGCTGTCATGTTTGTCGCATCAATGGTCAACAACACAATTCGTGCAGAAGTCTTCAAACCAGCAATCACCTTCTCCAACACAATCTGGGAGACTGATGAACTTGTTGCTTACTTACAACCTGACCCATGGACTCCTGGGGCCACTGTACTAACCCGCAAATCTTTCAGTGGTCCTTGTAGCATTTTCCAGCTTACTGTTCATGACTTCAAGATGATGCTACTCGGGGCCCGAAAAGTCTCAAATCTCCTTTGTGAACGACTTGGCGttcaccgttgtgcccttgtaGTGCATCCCCAGGAAGACCAGCCTGTCCAGATTAAAGTACTGCCTCTGCATGGCCTGGAACCTAGCTGGAGACCACACCTTGCTAGAGAAGAAGAGTTTAACCATAATAATCCAGGCTACTGCACCTCTAAGAATGGCCCACGTTGTGAAGATGCTTACCTTGATAGCATCCAAGCCAAGATACGAGCTAAGCTTCCAACACCTAATGCTCCATCCTGCTATGACTTCCTGGGAGATCAATTACATAACAATCTTTTCTCGCGAATTGTGCGTGGTGAAGAGAAACACTGGCGAGTGTGGGAGGACGACAGTCATGTAGCCTTTCTAACTCCCTTCCCCAACACACCTGGATTCACAATTGTGGTGCCACGCAAACCGCTCCCCAGTGACATCTTCCGCCTAGAAGAAGAAGACTACACAGCCCTCATCCTTGCCGTCCAAAAAGTTGCACAGCTCTTGCAGGAAGGTATGAGTGCCCAGAGAGTGGCTCTCATTTTTGAGGGCTTTGAAATTGATTATGCCCATTTAAAGTTGATTCCCTTACTGGCTTCATCCTGTCCAGAGGTCACTGCTGTGCCACCACAGTTTTCCCAAACCTACCCAGGGTTTGTCACCTCGGCCAATGGCCCACCCGCATCACCAGAAGAACTTAAAAAGGTCCACACTCAGATCACACAGAGCAAAGCCCCAAGGTCATGGGAGGATCCTCAAAGCCATGCCACATTAGCGATAACCAACCAATGGTACAGAAATCTCTTCCAGATCCAGAGCACCCTCTTTCACAGCACTGTAGAGTATTTTCATAACATCTGTCATTATGCGTATGCTTTAACTCCTGTCACCACTGACACGATCTCATCCCCAATGGGTCTTGGGTCCGACTCAGAGCCTGTGGTTGTCAACATGCTGGGACAAGATGTCTTCTTGGCTGACTCCATGCAGTTTGCCCTTGAATATTACCTGCGGTTCCAGGAAGGTCTACCCGGAGCCTACTATGTCTCACCCAGTTTCCGGGGAGAAGATCCTGATGCCACACATCTGAACCAGTTCTACCACATTGAATGTGAACTTCTGGGTGATATGGATGCCGCCATATCTGTGGCCGAGAGCTTTGTGGCTCATATAACGCAACAAATGCTGAAGAAACACTCTCAGATCCTCCTGAGCACAGCTGGTACTCTGTCCCATGCACAGGACCTGCTGAAAAAGCTTGAAGGGGGGAAACCCCTCCCAAGGGTCACCATGGAACAAGCCATCCCTATGATGCCGTCCCCAGACTGTCTGGAGTGGGTTCAAGAGGGCCAGCCTCAGTTTGGCAGAAAGCTCACTCGGAAAGGTGAGCGGGTCTTGATTGAGAAGTGCGGTGGTGTCGTTTGGCTGACAGAAATGGATCACCTTGGACTGCCATTCTATCAGGCATATGTAGAAGGCTCAGACCGATCTAAAGCCAAGGCTGCCGATCTCCTGCTGGGACTGGGTGAGACTTTAGGCCTGGGAGAGCGCCACTCTAACCCAGAGACAGTGCAAGAGGCCTTGAGGCACCATGCTGTTCCTGAAGAATCCTACAAATGGTACATTAACATGCGACAGGTCCTCCCCTTGCGCACCAGTGGGTGGGGCATGGGCACAGAGCGCTACTTGTGTTGGCTGCTTCAGCATAATGATGTCAGAGACATGCAGATCATACCCCGAATGAAAGCCAGGAAATACATGCCTTAA
- the LOC121711565 gene encoding uncharacterized protein LOC121711565 encodes MDRFQMDEWSSAERNSSGYCQVSVKLPQRKSFAGYLEREYDIMEANLKAALGDVDFVSTTADIWTMNNKSFMGVTVHWINSTLQRNKAALACKRIRGRHTYDVIGAEIEEIHSSYGLHSKVVATVTDNASNFAKAFRVYQPCNLESESENDEAGDDEEPTFTDVIEALSSGDGQFSLPPHYRCASHTINLVSTSDVDKHLNSCADTKAVYRSSISKCTALWTKASRSTLASEQVEEVSRRKLTVPTSTRWNSLYEAISRIITIPMNELNPLCVKLGIKCRNEREYCTVMKPSTVALDILQGDECTYGTLLPTLTSLMSKTLALKDDLSRMTASLPDAIVKAIKIRFDPVLDSQKGLLAAATCPKFKLRWLRDEHRREHVKELLIRECRKVAPAADNANVPQLPASQDEMDFFDFENQPTDSFSAEKEVTDYLRSEYELEILNRFPNLKKMYMKYNSPTPSSAPVERLFSLGGLDAFPEKEQAL; translated from the exons atggatcggttccagatggatgagtggagctcggccgagcgaaattcatctggctattgccaggttagtgTCAAGCTGCCGCAGAGAAAGTCATTTGCAGGATACCTTGAGAGAGAATACGACATAATGGAGGCTAATTTGAAGGCTGCACTTGGAGATGTAGACTTTGTTTCCACTACTGCTGACATCTGGACGATGAATAATAAAAGTTTTATGGGAGTGACGGTTCATTGGATTAATTCAACTTTACAGCGCAACAAGGCCGCGCTAGCATGTAAAAGAATTAGAGGCAGGCACACCTATGATGTAATTGGAGCAGAGATTGAAGAAATTCATTCATCATATGGACTGCATAGCAAAGTTGTTGCCACTGTAACGGATAATGCATCAAATTTTGCCAAAGCATTCAGAGTATATCAGCCCTGTAATTTGGAGTCTGAATCTGAAAATGATGAAGCAGGTGATGACGAGGAACCGACTTTTACAGATGTCATAGAAGCTCTTTCATCTGGTGATGGACAGTTTAGCCTCCCTCCACACTACAGATGtgcatcacacacaattaatctGGTTTCAACAagtgatgttgacaaacatctAAATTCCTGTGCAGACACCAAGGCTGTATATAGGAGTAGTATTTCAAAATGCACCGCTCTCTGGACTAAAGCAAGTCGATCAACATTGGCCTCTGAACAGGTGGAGGAAGTCAGCCGCAGGAAGCTAACGGTACCCACATCCACAAGGTGGAATTCCCTGTATGAGGCTATTTCCAGAATCATCACAATTCCCATGAACGAGCTGAATCCCCTGTGTGTAAAACTGGGAATCAAGTGCCGTAATGAAAGGGAATACTGCACCGTGATGAAGCCCTCGACAGTAGCACTCGACATCTTACAAGGGGATGAGTGCACCTATGGGACTTTACTACCAACACTCACAAGCCTGATGTCAAAGACACTTGCCCTGAAAGATGACCTCTCCAGAATGACAGCCAGCCTTCCAGATGCCATTGTAAAG GCCATCAAGATTCGTTTTGATCCTGTACTGGATAGCCAAAAGGGACTTCTTGCAGCGGCCACTTGTCCCAAGTTCAAACTTAGATGGCTGAGAGATGAGCATAGGAGAGAGCATGTGAAGGAGCTTCTGATAAGAGAGTGTCGTAAAGTTGCTCCTGCAGCTGACAATGCTAATGTGCCCCAACTGCCAGCCAGCCAAGATGAAATGGACTTTTTTGATTTTGAGAACCAACCCACAGACAGCTTCTCAGCAGAGAAAGAAGTAACTGACTATTTAAGGTCTGAGTATGAGCTTGAGATTCTAAATCGGTTCCCAAACCTCAAAAAGATGTACATGAAATACAACTCTCCAACTCCATCAAGTGCACCAGTGGAACGGCTGTTCAGTTTGGGTGGATTGGATGCTTTCCCCGAAAAGGAACAGGCTCTCTGA